The proteins below come from a single Lonchura striata isolate bLonStr1 chromosome 10, bLonStr1.mat, whole genome shotgun sequence genomic window:
- the AMER3 gene encoding APC membrane recruitment protein 3 produces MELKRGKTFIKSSVQHEKVPPVHAAPTNKDEMGRDKKAALEGNQSVAEVQLACLATHKNYRFSTRAARNGAGGHNLEKSSGSSYKLVRKSKTHDCVAEVDKTENCSPSSRACEEGFVGKGKGRLVNSISFSGMSSSSSKKECVVSPSQSACSSQMIDYRNFVPQMPFVPAVAKTIPRKRISLKRSKKGLRDIFHIRKNKPDSFSFLVEKDKNLASPGCKSELSGRLAKYLFKTGETCAADCLSQDCSDSELQSDSSYDYCNALCEDVASLKSFDSLTGCGEIFADESSAHLELENSKDLLLRRSKHKDSSGMGSFQGGVEQLASPGQNETVEFAKFWDNINKSVRLHQSALFEKKLLKIPGSDTEKDRSQAAVLVTDPQVSPDKEGDNSKASSTETETPKSENQESTSTSDEGYYDSFSPGQDDELKEAQTPGVPGRFPRDSYSGDALYELFYDPNEVKVNPILDDDLCASESVSEQAIEIPLSIYSFHVGAEENMASQPTLDIISQGFFHSTWKGKECLLKLCDTELSLTMGIINWLRKHSGLIPSPDSLQSPQPQPEKSNDSLILSSHSPEQKGSTEAQQETPGKGESNTFNVYVPLEQSKRATQASSVNIAGRDNNLDSSDLDFQGREGSHHTDLSTVPGTVETTRSSSYAPQSQANRDNLQTSSTKNEKVAVSLGCETARDKNPVPEKLNRDSGSQSSENPSLDDNQEVESCYSYKTAATSLQDPLEREDRNKLMYHSISCDKPAEPLTLNHFQSYMSPTPTESSTNIVQLLEHCVTQVASLKISYENKHLEDKYIGNEMNSIIHKMSQYKNKLLLHNECSCIAQIPEYPIIPSTNQYNYETSFQSSSLYHLKQNGEQICSEDQKSRAKILDEVTQSKINFEYAQLNNQALSYLKDFGLSPSDSGPETSLSRPTFLPLFNSVCPDIAGTFSQGSHSTAVCLSDPLQPEEAKQCSPGPWNCAESPCHGLAAGTALSPLLEAVARDTALTARNHQ; encoded by the coding sequence AGATGGGCAGAGACAAAAAGGCAGCTCTGGAGGGAAACCAAAGTGTGGCTGAAGTCCAGCTGGCATGTTTGGCCACACACAAGAACTACAGATTTTCTACCAGAGCAGCAAGGAACGGGGCTGGTGGTCACAACCTGGAAAAATCATCTGGCTCCTCCTACAAGCTTGTAAGGAAGAGTAAAACCCATGACTGCGTTGCTGAGGTGGACAAAACAGAGaactgcagccccagcagcagggcttgTGAGGAGGGCTTTGTTGGGAAGGGCAAGGGCCGACTTGTCAATAGCATCAGCTTTTCAGGgatgtccagctccagcagtaAGAAGGAGTGTGTGGTCAGCCCCAGCCAGTCTGCGTGCAGCAGTCAGATGATCGATTACAGGAACTTTGTGCCACAGATGCCTTTTGTACCAGCTGTTGCAAAAACTATTCCCAGGAAGAGGATTTCCCTCAAGAGATCTAAGAAAGGGCTCAGAGATATATTtcatataagaaaaaataaaccagacaGCTTCTCATTTCTGGTGGAGAAGGACAAAAACCTAGCCTCTCCAGGCTGCAAGAGTGAGTTATCTGGACGTCTAGCAAAGTATCTTTTCAAAACTGGAGAAACTTGTGCAGCTGATTGCTTGTCACAGGACTGCTCAGACAGTGAACTGCAGTCTGACTCCTCCTACGACTACTGCAATGCCCTGTGTGAAGATGTTGCCTCCCTGAAGAGCTTCGACTCCCTCACTGGCTGTGGGGAAATCTTTGCTGATGAGAGCTCTGCTCACCTGGAGCTGGAGAACAGCAAAGACCTTCTGCTGAGGCGAAGCAAGCACAAAGACAGCTCTGGCATGGGCTCCTTCCAAGGTGGGGTGGAGCAGCTGGCCTCTCCTGGCCAGAATGAGACAGTGGAATTTGCAAAGTTTTGGGACAACATCAACAAATCAGTAAGGCTGCATCAGAGTGCTCTCTTTGAAAAGAAGTTACTGAAGATACCTGGCTCTGACACAGAAAAGGATAGAAGTCAGGCTGCTGTACTGGTCACAGACCCCCAAGTGTCACCTGATAAAGAAGGTGACAATTCCAAAGCCAGCTccacagaaacagaaacacCGAAAAGTGAAAACCAGGAATCCACATCCACGAGTGATGAAGGCTACTATGATTCATTCTCTCCTGGACAAGATGATGAACTGAAGGAAGCTCAGACCCCTGGTGTCCCAGGTAGATTTCCAAGAGACAGCTACAGTGGAGATGCCCTTTATGAGCTCTTCTATGACCCAAATGAAGTCAAAGTAAACCCTATCCTTGATGATGACTTGTGTGCCTCTGAAAGTGTTTCAGAGCAAGCCATTGAAATCCCTTTGTCCATTTACAGCTTTCATGTTGGAGCTGAGGAGAACATGGCTTCTCAACCAACTCTAGACATCATTAGCCagggtttttttcacagcaCATGGAAAGGCAAAGAATGTTTGCTAAAGCTCTGTGATACTGAGCTTTCACTGACCATGGGGATAATAAACTGGCTACGAAAACACTCGGGACTCATCCCCTCCCCTGACTCCCTTCAGAGTCCTCAACCACAGCCAGAAAAATCTAATGATTCATTGATCCTGTCCAGTCACAGTCCAGAGCAGAAAGGGAGCACAGAAGCTCAGCAGGAGACACCAGGCAAGGGTGAATCTAATACATTTAATGTATATGTGCCTTTGGAGCAAAGCAAACGTGCAACCCAGGCCTCTTCAGTAAACATTGCTGGAAGAGACAACAACCTGGACTCATCTGATCTGGATTTCCAAGGAAGAGAAGGGAGCCACCACACAGACTTATCTACAGTGCCCGGGACTGTGGAAACCACCAGATCATCAAGTTATGCACCACAATCACAGGCTAACAGAGACAATCTGCAGACATCTTCAACTAAAAATGAGAAGGTAGCAGTTTCCCTGGGATGTGAGACAGCCCGAGATAAAAACCCAGTGCCAGAAAAGCTGAACAGAGACAGTGGCTCCCAAAGCTCTGAAAATCCTTCATTAGATGATAATCAGGAAGTAGAATCATGTTACTCCTACAAGACTGCTGCGACCTCACTCCAAGATCCCCTTGAGAGGGAAGACAGAAATAAACTAATGTATCACTCTATTTCCTGTGACAAACCAGCGGAGCCTCTAACCCTCAATCACTTCCAGAGCTACATGAGCCCCACACCAACAGAGAGCAGCACTAACATAGTGCAGCTCTTAGAGCACTGTGTAACACAGGTGGCATCATTAAAAATCAGCTATGAAAACAAGCACCTGGAAGACAAATACATTGGGAATGAAATGAACAGTATCATTCATAAGATGTCTCAGTACAAAAACAAGTTATTGCTGCACAATGAATGCAGCTGCATTGCTCAAATTCCAGAATATCCCATCATTCCTAGCACAAACCAATACAACTATGAGACAAGTTTCCAGTCTAGCAGTCTGTATCATTTGAAGCAAAATGGGGAGCAAATTTGCTCTGAAGAtcagaaaagcagagcaaaaatcCTAGATGAGGTTACTCAAAGCAAGATCAATTTTGAATATGCCCAGCTGAATAATCAAGCACTCTCCTATTTAAAGGACTTTGGTCTCAGTCCAAGTGACTCTGGCCCTGAGACATCTCTTAGTAGACCAACATTTTTACCTCTCTTTAACTCTGTCTGCCCAGACATAGCTGGTACCTTCTCACAGGGCTCACACAGCacagctgtctgtctgtctgaccctctgcagcctgagGAGGCCAAGCAGTGCAGCCCAGGACCCTGGAACTGTGCAGAGagcccctgccatggcctggctgcagggactgctctgtcccctctcctaGAGGCAGTGGCTCGGGATACAGCTTTGACAGCCAGGAACCACCAGTGA